The genome window CCAGAAAATGCACGAACTAGGAGATTGAGCACGTCGTCCGATCCGTTGCCAACAAATACTTGATCAGCTCCAAGCTTAAAGTGTCTTGCGAGTGAGGTGCGGAGTGGGGCACTGGTTGGGCTAGGATATTTTCGTAGCAATCCGATAGCCTTTTGGATGGCTGCATCGACCTGAGGACTGGGCGGGTAGGGGTTTTCGTTTGTATTGAGTTTTACCCAGTTCTCTTCGGTGGGTTGCTCACCAGGAGCATAAGCCTGGAGAGGACGAAGATAAGGCATGGCGAGTTCGGAAGCATTAAACATGGCTATAAAGTTGTCATTTTACTTGCTGTCAGAAGAAAGAGAGAAAAGCTGCGTTCTATGTGGAAACGCTCGAATTTACCCGGAAACCCAGTGGGCACAATAGTTTGCGTGCATGGAATTTTCGACACGCGCTGGGTTTTCAAGCGAATGGCGGACCGTCTTGCGGATCTGGGCTACGATATTTTTGCTCCGACTATGAATGGCGCTGGGGGAGTGGCATCGATGCAAGAACTAGCCGAGCAGATAGACTCGCTGTTGAAAGCGGAAGCAATTGGTGTCGAGAGCAAACCGTTTTATATCATTGGATTCAGCATGGGCGGTATTGTTTCAAGAACGCTGCTTCAGTGTGTCAATCCAGCCCTGAAGCCGCGTGCACTGATTACCCTGGGTACGCCACACCACGGCAGTGCATTGTGCATGCTTTTTTGGGGGAAGGGAACGCGAGACATGCGTCCTGGAAGTAGGCATCTTAGAAAACTGAAGGAGTCTGAGGCCACGCTCGACGGGACTCCATGCTATTCATTTTGGACGCCTTTTGACCTCATGATCATTCCAGCGCGCAGCTCGAAATGGCCGCGCGCGGAAAATCATACCTTCAGGGTGCCATTACACCCATGGCTCTTGACAGATAAAACCGTATTTGCCGCGATCCAAAAAGTTTTGGAAACTGGCACCGATCTCACCTAAACGAGCTGATTTATGATCCCAGTCGACGTAGAAAAGCGCTCCTCTGGAACACCCATTTTCTGTAACGTGGTTAGATAGAGGTTACACAACGGGGTCTCATTTGCGGGTGTATAGCTGATATATTTTTGATGATTGTAGCCTCCACCAAAAACGACGACTGGAAGGTTTTGGCTAGAGTGGTTACTGCCATTTCCGAGATTACTGGTCAGGATGACAGTAGTGTGGTCGAGCAGTGTCTTGCCATCGGGTTCGACTACAGCATCTAGGCGATTGAGTAGGCGTTTGATTTCAGCCAGGATGCTCGACTCGATGATTTTGAGCTGTCGGATGTTTTCGGGATCCTTGCCGCGGTGGGATAGGCCGTGATAACCATTATTGACACCCTCTATTCCCACATTGCCCTGTGCCCCAATAATGGATGTCATGATGCGTGTTGAATCGGTAACTAGCGCAAGGTAGGCCATGTCCAATTGATTGCGTACTTTAAGCATGAAGCCACCGTCGTCACGCTGATCAGGATAGGCATCGGCATCCACCTTTGGACGAGGTCGATCGAGCCACTCGCCTTCTTTGCGGATACCATATTCAGTCTCCCGGATGGCGTGGAAATACTCACCTAATTTATCGCGATCAGTTTGCGTCAAAGAACCTTCGATGGTCTTGGAGTGTTCCCAGATCGCGTCGAGCACACTTTTTTTCATGTTTAGGCGTTTCTGGTGTGATGCTTGGTCCGCGACGGATTCCTCTTTAAATAGACGGTCGAATAACTTTTTCATATCCGTCTGAGCGGGCACATTCATACCATTGTTAAACCACGAGGCACTGTGGTCGCCTCTCGTGTTTAATGAAATAGATGAAAAACGAGTATGTTTACCCAAATGGCGCGCTGCTACTTGGTCGAAGGACTCTGCATTCGGGGCCAGTTTTGGATCTCCATAGCCGAGATTCGATTTACCGGTGAATACGCGACTCCCTGAAACGTGACCGTTACTCACGCCAGGATGATACATGCCCGAAAGAAGTGTCATCTTGGGATGGAAATCCTTGAATGGAGCTAGATATTCTGTGCTTAGAGGGTCTAGATTAGATCCATCCGGAAACAGGGCACCGGCATATATGCCAAGCGGCATTTGGATCGCCAAGAGGCAATCACGTGTCTTCTTGACCTCGGCTGAGAGATGGAGGCTCTCGAGGAAGGGGAGGGCCAGGGTCGCCCCGGTGGCAGACTTCAGAATACGGCGGCGTGAGATGTTATTCATAATGAGATTTGTTGGTTAAATTTCTATTGGTTGAGGAAGGTGTCTGAGGTGATAATTTGATGTAGCATGGTCCGAGCACCAGGGTTGTTTCCTCGGTAGCGGTCTATGGCTGCAAACAAATCATTTTCATCTGAGAAGCGGATCTTCCGTCCCGCAGCAAATGTCAGGAGTTTACGCGCAAAATTCTCTTCTATTTTGGCTATTTGTTGGGGCTTCAGGAGGAGGGCACGAAACTCATCAATGCCGTCGAAACTGCCGATTCCATCCATGGTGTCAGCGCTATCGATTGATGGACCCGAAATGAAGCTGGGGTCGCGCTTTCTCTTTTTCTCTGGATTGACAGCGCGGTAATTATCACGCCATCCGCCAAGGACGTCGTAATTTTCAAAAGCGAACCCCACGGGATCAATCTTTGCATGGCAACTAGCGCAAGAAGGGATTTCACGGTGTTTTTCTAATTGAGCCCTTACGGTTGTGGCCCCGCGGATGTCGGGTTCGATCAAAGGCACGTCAGGGGGTGCCGCAGGCGGATGGGTTCCCAGAATGTTTTCTAGGATATAAATTCCTCGAACTACTGGAGATGTAATGGTGCCGTTCGCTGTTACATTCAGGACACTCGCTTGGGTAATAATACCGCCACGCCTGCTGTCCTCCGGCAACGCCACCTCGCGCATGTGCTCACCCTCGATACCCTCAATATTATAAAGCTCTGCAAGCGCCTCGTTCAAAAAGGTGAAGTCGGAATCGACGATGTTCTCTAAGGGCAAATTCTCTTTGAGAAGCTTACGCACAAACAAACGGGTCTCTTCCTGCATAGCGACGCGCAGATCGCCGTTGTATTCTGGATACAAGCGTGCATCTGGTGTCATGACTCCGACGTGATCGATATTGAGCCACTCGTCTGCAAAACGATTATAAAAGGAGTCAGCCTTTGGATCTTCCAGCATCCGATTTGCTTGCGCGATCAAAGTTTCTAGATCTTTGAGCTTCCCGGCTGTGGCCAGGCGGAAAAGCTCATCATCAGGCATCGAACTCCAAAGGAAATAGGACAGCCGCGACGCGATGGCATAATGACTCATCTCACCCGCTGGCTCATTGAGAAATAGGAAGCCAGGCGACGCCAGGACGCCTTGCAAGGCCACTTTCATGCCTTCGTAAAAATCCATGTTTTGTGAACGGCCTAAATCATACAAATCATAAAAAGGCGTCATCTCGCTTTCTGTGACGGGCCGTCTGAACGCGCGTTGCGTAAACTGTTTCAGCAGTTGCTGTGCGGTCTGGCGGTCAACGTCTTCAACATCAGAGCTGAGGTTCGCAAAGATAGTTTTGTGTCGAGGTAGCGGCCACTCTTCTATGATCGGACCTTCAATAGCTACATTCTCAATGTATAGGTGGGGGTGCCATCCTCGCTCACGCCACTGTTTTATGTGGCCTGGGCCAAGCTCCCATCCATTGAAGAAAAGAGTATGTATTCGATCCCCTTTTTTCATGAAGTGCTCAGCTGTAAATTCCTCTGTGCCCTCGTATACTTTGAATATCTCATCTACGGGAAGACGCGGCTCAGAAGGGCGGTGACGGCGGATACTTAGTTCTACGGGCCAGCGTTTAGGACCGGGTCGATGCATGGGAGGAGGCACCGCATGAGCTCTTACTCGTATGCGGTAGAGCCCGTCTTCATGCGCTGTAAATTCTCTCGGCGAGATGTGTCCCCGATCGAACCAGTGCTCCATATAAACCATTCCTGGCTTATCTGGATTTATTTCAGCTTTTGGAAGGAGCTGTTGCGAACCCACCCAAGTCTTGCTGAATAACTCGGGCCGATCGCCGAGAGTCACAACATGCTCCAGCGTCGCTGCGGCTGCATCGATGTATGATCGAAGCATGCTCGGTGTGAGGGAAAGCTTAGAGCCATCTGTTGTGAACCCATCTCCCATCACCTCAGGCGCAAGGAAGAACGTAGGGTCAAATTCGCGCAGGTCTATTTTGAACAGATCGCGGAGGGTCAATTTATATTCTAAAGGAGTGAGCCGTCTGAGCACAGCTTCGGTAACACCCCCTGCGGCCAATTCAGTTTCAGCGCGGGCGAGTTCCGCCTGAATCCAAGCATCCACTGCATCGAGCTCATCAAATGTCGGCTGTTCGGCGTAGTCTAGTGGGGGCATGTCTCCCAAGCCCACCTGATCGGCAACATGCTGCCATTTCTCAGCCATGAGGTTGGTTGTGGCAGGTGTCAATTTGTCTACCCTGAACCCCGCTTTCTGAGCATCGGGTCCGTGGCACTCTATGCAATATTTGTTGAAGAAGGGTTTGATTGTATTTTCTAACCCTAGGATATCTGGTTCTTTAGCGGATGCGTTGGATGCAGCTGCAAAAATTATCGCTGAAAGCGTAAGTTTCAGTAGGGTTTTACGAATCATGGAGGTCTTTGAAATCGGAATTTACTGTTAGAAACCAAAATAAACACCGAGAGTTGCGCAAACTAAGCACTATTTTGACTCGGCATTTAGAGACTACCGTTTCACCCAAACGAGAAATGTATCGTAGGATCCAGATTTAGTCTCTATTGGTTCAGGAAGGTGTATGAAGTGATAATTTGGTGCAGCATCGTACGAGCACCTCGATTATCTGTCCGGTAACGATCGATGGCCGCAAACAAGTCACTTTCGTCAGAAAAGCGGATTTTACGA of Opitutales bacterium contains these proteins:
- a CDS encoding alpha/beta hydrolase, with the protein product MWKRSNLPGNPVGTIVCVHGIFDTRWVFKRMADRLADLGYDIFAPTMNGAGGVASMQELAEQIDSLLKAEAIGVESKPFYIIGFSMGGIVSRTLLQCVNPALKPRALITLGTPHHGSALCMLFWGKGTRDMRPGSRHLRKLKESEATLDGTPCYSFWTPFDLMIIPARSSKWPRAENHTFRVPLHPWLLTDKTVFAAIQKVLETGTDLT
- a CDS encoding DUF1552 domain-containing protein; translated protein: MNNISRRRILKSATGATLALPFLESLHLSAEVKKTRDCLLAIQMPLGIYAGALFPDGSNLDPLSTEYLAPFKDFHPKMTLLSGMYHPGVSNGHVSGSRVFTGKSNLGYGDPKLAPNAESFDQVAARHLGKHTRFSSISLNTRGDHSASWFNNGMNVPAQTDMKKLFDRLFKEESVADQASHQKRLNMKKSVLDAIWEHSKTIEGSLTQTDRDKLGEYFHAIRETEYGIRKEGEWLDRPRPKVDADAYPDQRDDGGFMLKVRNQLDMAYLALVTDSTRIMTSIIGAQGNVGIEGVNNGYHGLSHRGKDPENIRQLKIIESSILAEIKRLLNRLDAVVEPDGKTLLDHTTVILTSNLGNGSNHSSQNLPVVVFGGGYNHQKYISYTPANETPLCNLYLTTLQKMGVPEERFSTSTGIINQLV
- a CDS encoding DUF1592 domain-containing protein is translated as MIRKTLLKLTLSAIIFAAASNASAKEPDILGLENTIKPFFNKYCIECHGPDAQKAGFRVDKLTPATTNLMAEKWQHVADQVGLGDMPPLDYAEQPTFDELDAVDAWIQAELARAETELAAGGVTEAVLRRLTPLEYKLTLRDLFKIDLREFDPTFFLAPEVMGDGFTTDGSKLSLTPSMLRSYIDAAAATLEHVVTLGDRPELFSKTWVGSQQLLPKAEINPDKPGMVYMEHWFDRGHISPREFTAHEDGLYRIRVRAHAVPPPMHRPGPKRWPVELSIRRHRPSEPRLPVDEIFKVYEGTEEFTAEHFMKKGDRIHTLFFNGWELGPGHIKQWRERGWHPHLYIENVAIEGPIIEEWPLPRHKTIFANLSSDVEDVDRQTAQQLLKQFTQRAFRRPVTESEMTPFYDLYDLGRSQNMDFYEGMKVALQGVLASPGFLFLNEPAGEMSHYAIASRLSYFLWSSMPDDELFRLATAGKLKDLETLIAQANRMLEDPKADSFYNRFADEWLNIDHVGVMTPDARLYPEYNGDLRVAMQEETRLFVRKLLKENLPLENIVDSDFTFLNEALAELYNIEGIEGEHMREVALPEDSRRGGIITQASVLNVTANGTITSPVVRGIYILENILGTHPPAAPPDVPLIEPDIRGATTVRAQLEKHREIPSCASCHAKIDPVGFAFENYDVLGGWRDNYRAVNPEKKRKRDPSFISGPSIDSADTMDGIGSFDGIDEFRALLLKPQQIAKIEENFARKLLTFAAGRKIRFSDENDLFAAIDRYRGNNPGARTMLHQIITSDTFLNQ